In a genomic window of Zingiber officinale cultivar Zhangliang chromosome 9B, Zo_v1.1, whole genome shotgun sequence:
- the LOC122023138 gene encoding calcium-dependent protein kinase 20-like, with amino-acid sequence MLEPDPKKRLTAQQVLDHTWLQNASKAPNVNLGETVRARLQQFSGMNKLKKKALRVVAEYLSVEEVADIKEMFDKMDINQDGKLCFEELKLGLHKLGHQISDSDIQILMEAADVNGSGTLEYGEFVAVSIHLRKIGNDEHLHRAFSYFDLNKSGYIEIEELSDSLADDLGPNREEVINAIIHDVDTYKVRNLSLLSMNHSSALYFCLRTSIVYENMAAFAIITTSADNGRLSSQDD; translated from the exons atgCTCGAACCAGATCCTAAGAAGAGGTTGACGGCTCAGCAAGTTCTTG ATCATACATGGCTGCAGAATGCAAGTAAAGCTCCCAATGTTAATCTAGGTGAAACCGTACGAGCAAGACTTCAGCAATTCTCTGGGATGAACAAACTTAAAAAGAAAGCTCTACGG GTTGTGGCTGAATACCTCTCTGTCGAGGAAGTTGCAGACATAAAGGAAATGTTTGACAAGATGGACATTAATCAAGATGGGAAACTATGCTTTGAGGAGCTGAAACTCGGTTTGCATAAGCTCGGTCACCAGATTTCAGATTCAGACATTCAGATATTAATGGAAGCA GCTGATGTCAATGGAAGCGGTACcttagaatacggagaatttgTTGCTGTCTCAATCCACTTGCGCAAGATTGGAAACGATGAACACTTGCACAGAGCCTTCTCATACTTCGATCTGAACAAGAGTGGATACATAGAAATTGAAGAACTCAGTGATTCCTTAGCTGACGACTTGGGTCCAAACCGAGAAGAAGTTATTAATGCAATCATCCATGATGTCGACACATATAAGGTCAGAAATTTAAGTCTTCTGTCCATGAACCATTCATCTGCTTTATACTTTTGTCTGCGGACATCAATAGTTTACGAAAATATGGCTGCATTTGCAATTATAACAACATCAGCTGACAATGGACGTCTTTCATCACAGGATGATTAA